The Ischnura elegans chromosome 1, ioIscEleg1.1, whole genome shotgun sequence genome contains a region encoding:
- the LOC124159261 gene encoding uncharacterized protein LOC124159261 yields MIHLLYQLSWFLLGMSGLLTATLSMAILLKWKKPGAANVLSKLSLALSCVAALTVLYSGGYISMKLYSADDEEACAFFGLKIKPNETHSTMVAHTSSQPKFKASVASVFWMVITEDCVMLDKVLLWIGIWLCIGAILSFFFVLKNASHQRRIEKKSSEIKKALLTRLMNSHHMKKLSAGEDSTATKIKGHTPSVCSPVGRIVHFGVRAPYRPVPKRILWTTTAAIIIFSVTLAGALLLNHYYSNTKERLMYRNCVSRDYVPLKHMASGGALWKNITDELHLPMHIVSRDEWMAMPPKETKPLKNPVGHVILTHNAEGSCSTHDECIAAVQMMQANNMGPRDDMLDIAGNFLIAGDGRAYVGRGWTARADDAGYFTNDSITVMFMGTAVNTTPTKGQVQAFNELIGEGIRDGHVAKDVKIVLGRKSKKSELKALMN; encoded by the exons ATGATTCACCTTCTCTATCAGCTTTCCTGGTTTCTACTGGGGATGAGCGGTCTTC TGACCGCCACATTGTCGATGGCCATCCTGTTGAAGTGGAAGAAACCAGGTGCTGCCAACGTATTGTCAAAATTATCGCTGGCTTTAAGTTGTGTCGCCGCTCTGACCGTGCTCTACTCGGGTGGATACATCAGCATGAAGCTGTACAGCGCAGACGATGAAGAAGCGTGCGCCTTTTTTGGCCTCAAGATCAAGCCTAATGAAACTCACTCAACAATGGTTGCTCACACAAGCAGCCAACCAAAATTCAAGGCAAGCG TTGCTTCAGTTTTCTGGATGGTAATAACCGAAGATTGCGTTATGCTGGATAAAGTGCTTCTTTGGATCGGCATTTGGCTATGCATTGGCGccatattatcatttttctttgTCCTCAAAAATGCTTCACACCAGAGGCGAATTGAGAAGAAGAGTAGCGAAATCAAAAAGGCACTGCTGACACGCCTGATGAATAGCCACCATATGAAGAAGTTGTCAGCGGGTGAGGATTCCACTGCGACGAAAATCAAGGGGCACACACCATCTGTTTGTTCTCCAGTGGGCAGAATTGTTCATTTCGGAGTTA GAGCTCCATACCGGCCAGTGCCCAAGCGCATCTTGTGGACCACGACTGCAGCCATCATCATCTTCTCCGTGACCCTCGCTGGAGCCCTACTTCTGAATCATTACTACAGCAACACGAAAGAGAGACTCATGTACAGAAACTGCGTGTCTCGAGACTACGTTCCACTGAAACACATGGCCAGCGGGGGTGCCTTGTGGAAAAATATTACTG ATGAACTCCATCTCCCGATGCACATTGTCTCCCGCGACGAGTGGATGGCGATGCCGCCTAAGGAAACCAAACCCCTCAAGAACCCCGTGGGTCACGTGATCCTCACCCACAATGCCGAGGGATCCTGCTCCACCCACGACGAGTGCATTGCGGCCGTCCAGATGATGCAAGCGAACAACATGGGCCCCCGAGACGACATGCTGGACATCGCCGGCAACTTCTTGATCGCCGGGGACGGAAGAGCGTACGTGGGAAGGGGGTGGACCGCGAGGGCCGACGACGCCGGTTACTTCACGAACGACAGCATCACCGTCATGTTCATGGGCACAGCAGTCAATACCACACCGACTAAGGGGCAGGTGCAGGCTTTCAATGAACTGATTGGCGAGGGAATACGCGATGGGCACGTTGCTAAGGATGTCAAGATCGTTTTGGGCCGCAAGAGCAAGAAATCGGAGCTCAAGGCTTTGATGAACTGA